The sequence GAATTTTTTACAAGGTAATTTTGAAAGAATAAAATAATAGTAATATTTAAAATATCAAACATAAAAACATGCTACACGCTGTAAAACAACAATATGCTTATTTTTATTCGATCTAAATAAACGATAGGAATTTATAACTTAAAGTGTATATTAACTAATAGAATTTTTATAAAAAATTCTCATATACAAAAAAAAATCTAAAGATAAAAGAGTCTGAAAGAATTTTTTTTAACTATTTTTTTATGACTTTTGCACAATAGAAAATATAAAAACTATTTTTTTAAAAGTACTGACTAATTACTAATTTTTTCAAAATTTAGAGGATATTATGAAGAAAGATTGCTTAACTGTATGGAATAATTGTCTTGCAATAATTAAAGATAATGTTAGCGCGGAAAATTTCGAGACATGGTTCAAACCTATTAAAGCAATTAAATTAGATAACAGCATATTAACTATTCAAGTGCCGTCGAGTTTTTACTATGAATGGCTTGAAGAACATTACATAGATATTTTAAGAAGGGTTGTAAAAAGAGAGATCGGAAATGATGGTCGCTTGGAATATAGTATTATTGTAGATAGTGGTGCGGATAATGTTAAGAACACTATAAATTTGCCCGCGACAAGCAAGAAGGAAACCAATAATCCATCTATATATATGCCCATTGATATCAATAACAACAAATCTTATATACCAAATCCCTTCATTATCCCCGGTCTGAAGAAAATAAAAGTAAACTCACAATTAGTCGACACATATTCTTTTGACAATTTTATTGAAGGTGATTGTAATCGTGTTGCTCGTTCGGCCGGATATGCAATTGCGGCAAATCCTGGTAAAACAAGTTTCAATCCTTTATTCATTTACAGTAATGTAGGATTAGGCAAAACACATTTAATGCATGCAATAGGCTTGCAAGTCAAAAAAATATATCCGGATAAAACCGTTCTATATATTACTGCAGAACAATTTATTCAACAATATGTTGAATCTTGTAAAACCAATAGTGTTAATGATTTTGTCCATTATTATCAAATGATTGACGTATTATTGGTTGATGATATACAAGCAATATCCGGTAAGGAAAAAACTCAAGAAACTTTTTTTCACATATTTAATCATCTACATCAGAACGGTAAGCAGATTGTTATTTCGTCTGATAAACCGCCGTTACAATTAGTTGGGTTCGAACAAAGATTATTATCCAGATTCAAATGGGGATTATCTGATGAGCTGCAGCCACCTGATTATCAAACCAGAATAGCTATTCTAAAAAAGAGAATATATAAAGACGGAATAGAGTTTCCGGAAGAAGTAATAGAATATATGGCTCAAAGTATTAATTCTAATATCAGAGAACTTGAAGGCGCATTGATATCAATAATAGCACAATCATCATTAAACAGAAAAGAAATAACACTGGATTTGGCTAAACAAATTATTGAAAAGTACGTCAAACAAAGCTCTCCTGATGTTACAATTGATTATATCTTCAAATTAGTTAGCACTCATTTTGGAATCTCAATTGAAACATGCAAATCTTCAACCCGTCGCCGCGAGATTGTACAAGCAAGGCAATTAATCATGTATCTTACAAAAAAATACACGAAATTATCTCTAACTTCTATCGGGCAGCAATGCGGAAATAAAGACCACGCCACTGTTTTACATGCATGCAAAACCATCAGCAATTTATTAGAAACAGACAAACTATTTAAAGGTCACGCCGATACTATTGAGAGAAAACTCAAACAAGTCTAAATATTATGAATAAACAAGCCGGAACATTATTCCTTATCCCGTCGTTAATCGGTGATAAACCGGCTGAAACTTGTATTCCGGAATATAATCAACAAATTATAAATACCTTATCAGATTTTATTGTCGAAGAGGAGAAATCATCATATAAAATCTTACGCAAAATAGGATTTAAAAATTCTTTCGATAGTGTTAATTTTTATCAAGTTAACGAGCATACAAAAGATTCCGATATAATTAACTTTTTAAATCCGGCTGAGAATGGTATTAACATGGGATTATTGAGTGAAGCGGGCTTACCGTGTATTGCGGATCCGGGCAATATTATTGTTAAAGCCGCACATGAAAAGAATATTAAAGTTGTTCCTTTAGTTGGACCTAATTCAATAATTTCTGCACTGATAAGCTCAGGATTAAACGGGCAGAATTTTGCTTTCAACGGATATTTACCGATCAAACCTCATGAAAAAGAACAAAAAATAAAACAACTTGAAAGGATATCGCGAGAATTTAATCAAACTCAAATATTCATTGAAGCGCCATATCGCAATATCCAATTATTTCAATCCTTACTAAAAATCTGTAATCCGAACACATTATTAACCGTTGCTTCCAACATTCATTGTTTTAATGAATTTATTTTAACAAAACCAATATTCGAATGGAATTTATTACCTTTGCCGGAAATTCATAAAAAACCAACCGTATTTTTATTTGAGAGTAACGGGTTTAAGATAAAATAATGGACTTCAAAACGAAGCGAAATCACAAAAAATTTAATTATTAGTTTTTTCACCTCGACAGATAAGATGTTATGAATCCGAAGGTTTAGATACGAATCTTAGAATTATTAAATATATAACTTATGAAAAAGATATCATTATCATTAATAATCGCAGTTCTGCTATTTAACGGATGTACCTGTCCGCAAGAGAAAGCTAAATACATCTTTTACTTTATCGGTGATGGGATGGGCTTAGCACAAACAATATTAGCGGAAAATTATCTTGATGTTAAAGCTTCTGATACTGCTACAATTCATTTGGAATTAAATGAAATGCCTGTAGCAGGGTTTTCTACTACATATTCTGCAAACAATTTGGTAACATGCTCTTCTGCAGCTGGAACCGCACTTTCAACAGGAAGAAAAACAAACAACGGGATGTTGGGAGTTAATCCGGATACAATTCCTTTAACTTCAATTGCTCAGATTCTACATGAACAAGGATATAAAGTAGGAATTATTTCTTCTGTATCAATAGATCATGCGACGCCGGGTGCCTTTTATGCACATTCCGTAAGTAGAAACGAATATCTTGATATTGCCAAAACTATTCCTGAAACCGGTTATGATTATTTCGGCGGCGGCGGATTATTAGCCGCTTATGAAGACAGCACAATTTATCAGTATATAAGTGAGAATGGTTATTTAGTAAGCAATGACAAGAGCGTCATTGATAATCACAAACTTGAAGACGGCAAATTGTATGCTTACAGCAAATTGCTCTGCGACGCAGGAGACATTCCATACTATATAGACGAACCTAAATATGAAATGAGGTTACCTTATTTCTTGAAAAAAGCTATTTCACTTTTTTCTAAACCAGAAGACAAATTTTTTATTATGATTGAAGGCGGAAAGATAGATTGGTCGTGCCACGGCAATGATGCTGCCACTACCCTATTTGAAGTCATTGATTTCAATGATGCATATAAAGTCGCTTATGAATTTTATCTAAAAAACCCAAAGGAAACTTTAATTGTAATGACTGCCGATCATGAAACCGGAGGATTAAGTATAGGACAGAAATCTACTCATTACAACAATTTTCCTGCATTACTTGAATATCAAAAGGTTTCAGAAAGCAGATTTAATGAAATTATTGATGAAATTTCCGGAAACAAACCGTCCTTGGATAACATATACAAACTAATTGAAGAAAATTTCGGTTTTAATAATCACGAGAAAAAATTAAGATTAAATCATGATGACTCTGCCCGAATCGAGTTAGTTTATCAAATGAAATTTAAACACGATAAAATTTCTTCCGATAAAATTGAAAAGTACGATATAAGAAAGAGGGAAACTCTGGCTTCAATTGCAGTAAAAATTATGAGTGAGAAATCCGGTACCGGATGGACAACAAACGATCATTCCGGAATTGCTGTCCCGGTAAGAGCTATTGGTGCTGGAGCAGAGAAATTTGCCGGATTCTATGATAATACTGATATTCCAAAGTATATCTTACAAATCGCACAATAAGGAAAAAATTTTAGAATTGATTAAGCGCATGAATTATTTTTTACGCTCTTAATTTATTGTGTGTTTAAAAGTAAAATTTTTGATTCGATATCTTAACTTCGGATATTAATTTAAAATTACCAGCTCCAATCATCCAAATTCACCTTAAACTCAAGGCAATCCTGAAGATTTTCATCAAGATTGACACAGAAATTTTTCTCAATGATCAGTTCAACAACATCAACTGGGACAACAAAATCTTGCAGTTTATCGGATTTACCTTTTTCATTTCGAATGAAGAAAGCCAAAGCCTGCTGAGTTTTCTCAGTATTAACCACAATTATTTTATAATAATATTCCGGAACAGCCACTCCCGAACCTATTGTACTCAGGTAATCTTTCAAATAAGCACCGGTAACTACGTAGATTGTATCGTACTCAACAGCCCAGTCGCGAACTTTCGCTTCCATTTTACTCCAAATCCCACGATTAAATGGTGGTACTTGAGGCGACATATTTGTATAGTAAAACGACTCATTCATAGCTTCTTTCGTACATGAGTTAGCAGCCGGAAAAAGGTGTCCTCTATCATAACCGCTTTTGGAATAATCCCTATCATTTGCGCAATTCTTATATTCAGGGTCAACTCTAAAATTATCAGTACGTTTTACGTTAGATTTTTCCAGCTCACTGCCAATCAAGCAATAAGACACCCATTCCGCATGCTTATACTTATCAATATAAGATATAGTAAATGCAGAATGTTCAATCAAAATCGCATTTTCAGTATAATCCGGTGCGGCATAATTAGTTAGAAAGTGAATACTAGAAACATTATCCTGCGCATAAATTGAGTCAACCAAAATAATAAACAGAATAAAGATAAGGAGTAAAATATTTTTTTTCATAGTAAAAACCTTATAACACGCGATATATTAATATTTAAATATTGTCTATGTTTAATAAAATTCATTTTAAAACAAAGATTTATTTGTACGATTAAGATTTTTTTCAAGAAACAATCAGGGAAAATTGTTACAACATTTTATCAAATTAATTCGTCTCATTAATCAAAAAAAATCTGATTTTTTTATTTTTATTTCCGAATTTCTTTAGCAATACGTAATAAATAACTAAGGCTGAAAAGGAAATTAACACCCCTAATAAATCGTTACCGGTAAGTTTTATTGTTAATATTAATACTGCAATTAAAATTATTACCGGATAAAGATATGAAAGCCGTGCGGCCGATAATCCTGCAGTTGTTGTCATTCCAAGTTGAACTTTCTGTCCGAGCGATAATTCCGATATATCAACATCACTATAATCTTCGTTACCTTTATTGACATTTATTGAAATTGTTTTAGTAGAAGATTCCGTCATACCGCACACTCTTTTTGCGGCACAACTTCCACAAGCTGCATTTGCTTCAATTTCAACCTTTATTATATCATCATCTATAGAAATAATTTTTCCGCAATGTTTAACAATTTCACTCATAATTTATTTCAAGAAAATTTTAACTGCACGCTCAAATACACCCGTCATATATGAAATAGCCATTCCGTAATTAGTTATAGGAATATTATTGTCAATCGATTTTTTCAGCCTATTTGCCAATTGTTTTTTTGTGAACATACAACCACCGCATTGAATAAGCAAAGCATAATCATCAATATTTTCAGGAATTTCACCGAAACCCGAAACAATTTCAAACTCAAGCTCTTTACCTGTAAAACTTCTTAACAAATTAGGTATTTTCACTCTTCCTATATCTTCGCAAGTCGGGTGATGCGTACATGATTCCAAAATTAGAATCTTATCTCCGTTTTTCAATTCGGAAATCTTCGGTGTCCCTTCCAAATATTTTTCAAAATTTCCTTTAAGTCGAGCCAGAAGAATACTGAAACTCGTTAATGGAATTTCCTGCGGAACAAGCTCATCAACATATTTAAAAACCTGACTATCAGTAACCACTAAAGCAGGTTTAATATTATAATCTTTCAAAACATTTTCCAACTCAGTTTCTTTACACACAATACTTATTGCATTATAATCCAGGATATTTCTAATTGCCTGAACTTGCGGCAATATCATTCGTCCTTCAGGTACTGCAGAGTCAATCGGTGTAACCAAAACCACCAACTCTTTAGGTTTTAGAATTCCATAAAACAAATCATTTGAATTATAAGATGTTTCGGGAACCTTCTCCAAAAGAATCTTAATAAAATCAATAATCACCGGTTTCTTAGACGAGAATAGTAATACTTTCTCCCCCGTTTCCTTTTCAACACCGGCAATAAATTCTTTCGAAGGAATATCAATATCAATCTTATTGTATATTAAAAGATAAGGAATTTCTCTATCATTAAATTTTTTAATAATATCTCTTTCCGGCTCGCCAAATTTCGAATTTGCAACTATTAAAATTGCAATATCAATTTGATCAAGTATCGCATGTGTTTTTTGAATCCTTTTAAGTCCTAACTCACCAACATCATCAATTCCGGCAGTATCTATAATAATAACGGGACCAAATCCGTGTATTTCCAATGATTTCTTTACAGGATCGGTAGTTGTACCGGGTATATCCGAAACTATTGCAATATCCTGACCTGTTATTGCATTAATAAAGGAACTTTTTCCGTTATTCCTTCGTCCGAAAATACCGATATGTATTTTATTTTCTTTTGTTTTCAATATTTTTGATAAGTTTTTCAATAAATTCTTTTGATTCTTTTACTATTGAAACTGCTTTTTCATGTGTTTTCGCTTCGGCATAAATTCTGGCAATAGCCTCTGTATTAGAACCTCTGATATGTATCCAAGAATCTTCAAAATCGACTTTCAATCCGTCATCTTCATTAAAAATTCCCGACTTAAAAAATTGTTTGATTTCAGATATAACAATTGAGATATCTTTTTTATCCTTCAATTCGATTTTATCTTTCTCCATAAAATATTTCGGATAAGACTTTCTAAGTTCAGTCATCTTTTTTCCTGATTCAACGAGGTAAGAAATAATTAAAGCTATTCCGAGTAATGCATCTCTACCGTAATGAAGTTCGGGAAGAATAATTCCGCCGTTGCCTTCGCCACCGATAACAGCATCAACTTCTTTCATTTTCTTAACAACATTCACTTCGCCTACGGCAGAAGCAAAATACTCACAGCCAAACATTTGAGTGAGATCTCTAAGTGCTCTTGATGATGAAAGATTAGATACAGTACTTCCTTTCTTATTTTGAAGAATAAAATCGGCACAAGCAACGAGAGTATATTCTTCACCAAAGTATTCCCCGTTTTCGCTCATAAGTGCAAGTCTATCAACGTCCGGATCAACAGCAATTCCTAAATCGCAATTATTACCCACAACAACTTTTGATAAATCAAGAAGGTTCTCAGCTAAAGGTTCAGCTGTATGAGCAAATTCGCCGGAAATCACACAATTAAGTTTAGTAATATTATCTTTCCTTATTCCTAATTGTTCCAATAAATAAGGTACGGCAAAACCTCCGGTGGAATTAATTCCGTCAACAGCGATTTTAATATTAGAATTCTTAATATTATTTAAGTTTCGTTTAATATAAGGAAGTTCTAATATTTTTTTTACATGAAGTTCCAAAACATCAGGTAATTCCTCAATAATACCGAAATCATTATATTCAACATATTCGAAAACACTTTTTTTAGCAAGTTTATTAATCTTCTCGCCATCGGCGGCATCAATAAACTCACCTTTATCATCAAACAGTTTTAAAGCATTCCAATTCATCGGGTTATGGCTGGCAGAAATCATAATTCCGCCATCAGTATTATAATAAGGTATAGCAACTTCTATTGTAGGAGTGGTAGTTAATCCGCAATCAAGAACATCAACCCCACTCATAATTAATGCATTAACAATAAGCGATTGAACTATTTCGCCGGTAATTCTTCCATCACGACCGACAATAATTTTAGGTCTGTCATTTTTTTCTCTTAATATTAATGCATATGCAGAAGTATATTTAACAATATCTAAAGGAGAAAGGCAATCCCCGTTAATACCTCCAATTGTACCTCTTATACCTGAAATTGATGAAATTAATGTCATGGATTTTTTCTGCAAATGTAATTTTTTTTTTTAAGATATGGTAATGTTGAGCATATTTCTGCAATATAATAGTAAACTTTATTTAAAATTTTAAAAGTATGAAGAAGTATATTATTTATTCAATCAGTATTATTGTTGCAATGGTTGCGGCAATAAATTCGGTTTTTGCTCAATATAATGAGTCAGATATTATTATTACAGAAATTCTGTATAACCCTCCCGGCACAGATTCATTGGAATTTATTGAAATTTACAATTCCGGAACTGTTTCATACAATCTCAACGGTTACAAATTAACCGGTCCGTTTACATATACATTCGACAATATTACAATTCAACCAGGCACATATTATGTGCTTGCTAACGATTCGGCTATAATGCGTAACGCCTTTGGTATTATTACAGGTCAATGGGGTTCGGGGAGTTTGGTTAATACAAATAAAATGATTAAGATTGTTGATAACCAGCAAAATTTAATCGACAGTTTACATTATCAAAACACACTTCCGTGGCCTGCAGTAAACAGCAGTAGCGGCGGTCCTTCGATAGAACTGAATAATATGTTTACAGATAATTCCGATGGAAACAAATGGAAATTTTCGACAAAAATTGGTGTTATGCTGAATAATGGAAATTATCTGTATTGTACGCCGGGCGCATCAAACACGCCATATATTCCTGAAGCAGAATTCAGTGTTCAAAACAGAATTATTCCGATCGGAAGTAACACAAGTTTTCAAAATAATTCTTTCGGCGATAATCTGATTTACAACTGGAGTTTTGAAGGCGGTAATCCTGGCATATCTACAACGCAAAATCCGACAATAACTTACTCTAATTACGGTATTTTTGATGTAAGTTTAAAT is a genomic window of Bacteroidales bacterium containing:
- the hydF gene encoding [FeFe] hydrogenase H-cluster maturation GTPase HydF, with translation MKTKENKIHIGIFGRRNNGKSSFINAITGQDIAIVSDIPGTTTDPVKKSLEIHGFGPVIIIDTAGIDDVGELGLKRIQKTHAILDQIDIAILIVANSKFGEPERDIIKKFNDREIPYLLIYNKIDIDIPSKEFIAGVEKETGEKVLLFSSKKPVIIDFIKILLEKVPETSYNSNDLFYGILKPKELVVLVTPIDSAVPEGRMILPQVQAIRNILDYNAISIVCKETELENVLKDYNIKPALVVTDSQVFKYVDELVPQEIPLTSFSILLARLKGNFEKYLEGTPKISELKNGDKILILESCTHHPTCEDIGRVKIPNLLRSFTGKELEFEIVSGFGEIPENIDDYALLIQCGGCMFTKKQLANRLKKSIDNNIPITNYGMAISYMTGVFERAVKIFLK
- a CDS encoding SAM-dependent methyltransferase, with protein sequence MNKQAGTLFLIPSLIGDKPAETCIPEYNQQIINTLSDFIVEEEKSSYKILRKIGFKNSFDSVNFYQVNEHTKDSDIINFLNPAENGINMGLLSEAGLPCIADPGNIIVKAAHEKNIKVVPLVGPNSIISALISSGLNGQNFAFNGYLPIKPHEKEQKIKQLERISREFNQTQIFIEAPYRNIQLFQSLLKICNPNTLLTVASNIHCFNEFILTKPIFEWNLLPLPEIHKKPTVFLFESNGFKIK
- a CDS encoding DNA/RNA non-specific endonuclease — its product is MKKNILLLIFILFIILVDSIYAQDNVSSIHFLTNYAAPDYTENAILIEHSAFTISYIDKYKHAEWVSYCLIGSELEKSNVKRTDNFRVDPEYKNCANDRDYSKSGYDRGHLFPAANSCTKEAMNESFYYTNMSPQVPPFNRGIWSKMEAKVRDWAVEYDTIYVVTGAYLKDYLSTIGSGVAVPEYYYKIIVVNTEKTQQALAFFIRNEKGKSDKLQDFVVPVDVVELIIEKNFCVNLDENLQDCLEFKVNLDDWSW
- the dnaA gene encoding chromosomal replication initiator protein DnaA: MKKDCLTVWNNCLAIIKDNVSAENFETWFKPIKAIKLDNSILTIQVPSSFYYEWLEEHYIDILRRVVKREIGNDGRLEYSIIVDSGADNVKNTINLPATSKKETNNPSIYMPIDINNNKSYIPNPFIIPGLKKIKVNSQLVDTYSFDNFIEGDCNRVARSAGYAIAANPGKTSFNPLFIYSNVGLGKTHLMHAIGLQVKKIYPDKTVLYITAEQFIQQYVESCKTNSVNDFVHYYQMIDVLLVDDIQAISGKEKTQETFFHIFNHLHQNGKQIVISSDKPPLQLVGFEQRLLSRFKWGLSDELQPPDYQTRIAILKKRIYKDGIEFPEEVIEYMAQSINSNIRELEGALISIIAQSSLNRKEITLDLAKQIIEKYVKQSSPDVTIDYIFKLVSTHFGISIETCKSSTRRREIVQARQLIMYLTKKYTKLSLTSIGQQCGNKDHATVLHACKTISNLLETDKLFKGHADTIERKLKQV
- a CDS encoding SoxR reducing system RseC family protein, with translation MSEIVKHCGKIISIDDDIIKVEIEANAACGSCAAKRVCGMTESSTKTISINVNKGNEDYSDVDISELSLGQKVQLGMTTTAGLSAARLSYLYPVIILIAVLILTIKLTGNDLLGVLISFSALVIYYVLLKKFGNKNKKIRFFLINETN
- a CDS encoding alkaline phosphatase, with translation MKKISLSLIIAVLLFNGCTCPQEKAKYIFYFIGDGMGLAQTILAENYLDVKASDTATIHLELNEMPVAGFSTTYSANNLVTCSSAAGTALSTGRKTNNGMLGVNPDTIPLTSIAQILHEQGYKVGIISSVSIDHATPGAFYAHSVSRNEYLDIAKTIPETGYDYFGGGGLLAAYEDSTIYQYISENGYLVSNDKSVIDNHKLEDGKLYAYSKLLCDAGDIPYYIDEPKYEMRLPYFLKKAISLFSKPEDKFFIMIEGGKIDWSCHGNDAATTLFEVIDFNDAYKVAYEFYLKNPKETLIVMTADHETGGLSIGQKSTHYNNFPALLEYQKVSESRFNEIIDEISGNKPSLDNIYKLIEENFGFNNHEKKLRLNHDDSARIELVYQMKFKHDKISSDKIEKYDIRKRETLASIAVKIMSEKSGTGWTTNDHSGIAVPVRAIGAGAEKFAGFYDNTDIPKYILQIAQ
- the glmM gene encoding phosphoglucosamine mutase, with translation MTLISSISGIRGTIGGINGDCLSPLDIVKYTSAYALILREKNDRPKIIVGRDGRITGEIVQSLIVNALIMSGVDVLDCGLTTTPTIEVAIPYYNTDGGIMISASHNPMNWNALKLFDDKGEFIDAADGEKINKLAKKSVFEYVEYNDFGIIEELPDVLELHVKKILELPYIKRNLNNIKNSNIKIAVDGINSTGGFAVPYLLEQLGIRKDNITKLNCVISGEFAHTAEPLAENLLDLSKVVVGNNCDLGIAVDPDVDRLALMSENGEYFGEEYTLVACADFILQNKKGSTVSNLSSSRALRDLTQMFGCEYFASAVGEVNVVKKMKEVDAVIGGEGNGGIILPELHYGRDALLGIALIISYLVESGKKMTELRKSYPKYFMEKDKIELKDKKDISIVISEIKQFFKSGIFNEDDGLKVDFEDSWIHIRGSNTEAIARIYAEAKTHEKAVSIVKESKEFIEKLIKNIENKRK